The following proteins come from a genomic window of Malus sylvestris chromosome 4, drMalSylv7.2, whole genome shotgun sequence:
- the LOC126619987 gene encoding E3 ubiquitin protein ligase DRIP2-like isoform X3 produces MWFGGERQGGHRHRGSEIIRVKEVEEEMAAGGVGGGQVVKVKREKLEACMTCPLCNKLLKEATTISLCLHTFCRKCIFEKLSDEEGDCCPVCEIDLGILPVEKLRPDHNLQDIIAKIFPVKGKKVDTPEANVPEANDPDVTPSSLPVKRKERSLSSLVVSTPKVPLQSGLTGKRSRALSRKGAVLRGCSFSAEEAAKRDDSTEDHPMSSNSTGTLDEFAQNKSQDLPEHSYERTANKYMNNDVEIIEGKADLWTPLNCLVEAANRTKSSKPNSQGLHAKSDPTSSLDSELYMSQIKVEGELPNALDCIRNAYTPKTKKKEADQKARGKNNSNGTGASGPVKRKRVRTANQNRVAASGESSASTQLMLDTCGAKYRNVPVWFSLVASEDWKGEISLPQISACCLKIKDGKMPVSTIQKYLAMKLELSSENEVEILCRGQPVLPTWQLESLVELWCRTAPTTKKIPSLD; encoded by the exons ATGTGGTTTGGGGGGGAGAGGCAAGGGGGACATAGACACAGAGGTTCGGAGATTATAAGGGTTAAAGAGGTGGAGGAAGAGATGGCGGCTGGTGGTGTTGGTGGTGGTCAGGTGGTGAAAGTTAAGAGGGAGAAGCTGGAGGCATGCATGACGTGCCCTCTTTGTAATAAGCTATTGAAGGAGGCTACAACCATTTCACTCTGCCTCCACACGT TTTGCAGGAAGTGCATCTTCGAAAAGCTCTCGGATGAGGAAGGGGACTGCTGTCCCGTCTGTGAAATTGATCTCGGAATTTTACCTGTCGAAAAACTCAG GCCAGACCATAATTTGCAAGATATTATAGCCAAGATATTTCCCGTTAAGGGAAAGAAAGTTGATACACCAGAAGCTAACGTGCCCGAAGCTAATGATCCTGATGTTACACCTTCTTCATTGCCAGTGAAAAGGAAGGAGAGATCATTATCTTCATTGGTAGTCAGTACCCCCAAAGTTCCATTACAGTCAGGTTTGACTGGAAAGAGATCAAGAGCTCTGTCAAGAAAGGGTGCTGTTTTACGAGGATGCAGTTTTTCCGCTGAAGAAGCTGCAAAGAGAGATGATTCTACAGAAGATCATCCAATGAGCTCCAACTCAACTGGTACTCTTGATGAATTCGCACAAAATAAGAGCCAG GATTTGCCTGAGCATTCATACGAGCGAACTGCTAATAAATATATGAACAATGACGTTGAAATAATAGAAGGGAAAGCTGATCTGTGGACGCCCTTAAACTGTCTCGTAGAGGCTGCTAACCGAACCAAGTCCTCGAAGCCAAATTCACAAGGGTTGCATGCCAAGTCTGATCCAACCAGTTCCCTTGATAGTGAACTTTATATGTCTCAAATTAAGGTAGAAGGAGAATTGCCAAATGCTCTGGACTGCATCAGGAATGCATATACgcccaaaaccaaaaaaaaggaGGCCGACCAGAAGGCAAGAGGAAAAAATAACAGTAACGGAACAGGGGCATCAGGACCAGTGAAACGTAAAAGGGTGCGCACAGCTAATCAGAACAGGGTAGCTGCATCCGGGGAATCAAGTGCCTCAACTCAACTTATGCTAGATACATGTGGGGCCAAGTATAGAAATGTTCCTGTTTGGTTCTCCTTGGTTGCATCTGAAGACTG GAAAGGAGAAATTTCATTGCCACAGATATCAGCATGTTGCTTGAAAATAAA gGATGGTAAAATGCCCGTATCAACAATCCAGAAGTACCTTGCAATGAAACTTGAACTTAGCAGTGAAAATGAG